In the genome of Chryseobacterium arthrosphaerae, one region contains:
- a CDS encoding VOC family protein, with translation MIQNAYIPPNVISPFKQKIAFLLRKKWVRELVLLPGTITGKRFSNKTADYGVFKPSLISHLDQLSIYVQSIDDSRKWYNDLVGLSTSRITETEPHPFKEGYTIRCCYMSADEHEECLVLIEERNGQGEITVPSGMSFFHFAFEVSGNRFEDVANFEKQVRAKGYIPNYGTVTHNDKPPMGDGETGGNTAVYFYDPDWNNVEFCGTMDTIENYKRKK, from the coding sequence ATGATACAAAATGCATACATACCACCCAATGTTATTTCGCCATTTAAGCAGAAGATTGCGTTTCTGCTGCGTAAAAAATGGGTAAGAGAATTAGTGCTGTTGCCAGGCACTATTACCGGAAAACGGTTTTCCAATAAAACTGCTGATTATGGTGTGTTTAAACCGTCACTGATTTCACATTTAGACCAGCTTTCAATATATGTGCAAAGTATCGATGACAGTCGGAAATGGTACAATGATCTTGTGGGATTAAGCACAAGCCGGATAACTGAAACAGAACCGCATCCATTCAAAGAAGGATATACTATCCGATGCTGTTATATGAGTGCTGATGAACACGAAGAATGTCTGGTGCTGATTGAGGAACGGAACGGGCAGGGGGAAATTACAGTTCCTTCGGGAATGAGCTTTTTTCATTTTGCATTTGAAGTAAGTGGAAACCGTTTTGAAGATGTGGCAAACTTTGAAAAGCAAGTCAGGGCAAAAGGATATATACCTAATTACGGAACAGTAACCCACAATGATAAACCACCCATGGGGGATGGTGAAACAGGCGGTAATACTGCTGTTTATTTCTATGATCCTGATTGGAACAATGTAGAGTTCTGCGGAACGATGGATACGATTGAGAATTATAAAAGGAAAAAATAA
- a CDS encoding VOC family protein produces the protein MVSKLQHHVFYVEDLKRSKDFYMQLFDLQFSALNHPDSSAAMKISKQEMHFFSFGFYHHDICMVKHHKLKMDNHSMLHYSMAVRDKDGFEKIQQRAEAMSIPLRKGRMLKSAQMQPGWQAFCFQDPDKHWIEILWKP, from the coding sequence ATGGTTTCTAAATTACAGCACCATGTTTTTTATGTAGAAGATCTGAAGCGTTCAAAAGATTTTTACATGCAGTTATTCGACCTGCAGTTTTCAGCACTCAATCATCCTGACAGCAGTGCCGCAATGAAAATTTCAAAACAGGAAATGCACTTTTTCAGTTTCGGTTTTTACCACCATGATATCTGTATGGTCAAACACCACAAATTAAAAATGGATAATCATTCTATGTTGCATTATTCAATGGCGGTACGTGATAAAGACGGCTTTGAAAAGATACAGCAACGGGCCGAAGCCATGAGCATTCCGCTGCGAAAAGGCAGAATGTTGAAATCGGCACAAATGCAGCCCGGTTGGCAGGCGTTCTGTTTTCAGGATCCTGACAAACACTGGATAGAAATTTTATGGAAACCTTAA
- a CDS encoding fumarylacetoacetate hydrolase family protein gives MGISIVKYKKNGIALWGVLSGEKISQFIAQPSTLRDLIETPDAYLSDENLEKETFDFQQVEILAPVSGPLRVLCQGVNYASHRKESGLSDKSSGNVMFTKDSSSITGALSPVIRPKDCQCLDYEVELGLIIRKDITQPVKITEANLHEYIAGLVLANDFSARDLQYKDDYAQWYKGKSCRTLLPLGPVFYLLDKEDFNYLNSLTIQLWVNDQLRQEANTSQLIFKPAETLTEISEFQDLSAGDLLLTGTPGGVVIKAPGKFLQGIATWLLSNEKKVNVLRKKKADYLQDNDIVKTKIYSADGKIDLGTQLNKIISYGF, from the coding sequence ATGGGAATATCAATCGTAAAATACAAAAAAAACGGCATCGCTTTGTGGGGTGTTCTATCTGGTGAAAAAATTTCACAATTCATAGCACAGCCTTCTACTTTACGGGATCTCATCGAAACCCCGGACGCCTATTTGTCTGACGAAAATCTGGAAAAGGAAACATTTGATTTTCAACAGGTAGAAATCCTTGCACCGGTTTCGGGTCCGTTACGAGTGCTTTGCCAGGGCGTAAATTATGCTTCGCACCGCAAAGAATCAGGTTTGAGTGACAAATCGAGCGGAAATGTAATGTTTACAAAAGATTCAAGTTCCATTACAGGAGCTTTGAGTCCCGTGATCAGGCCCAAGGACTGCCAGTGTTTGGATTATGAAGTGGAGTTAGGCTTAATCATCAGAAAAGACATTACTCAACCCGTAAAAATCACTGAAGCCAATTTACACGAATACATTGCAGGTCTTGTGCTGGCCAACGATTTTTCAGCAAGAGACCTGCAATACAAAGACGATTACGCACAGTGGTATAAAGGCAAAAGCTGCCGCACCTTATTGCCTTTGGGGCCTGTTTTTTATCTGCTGGACAAAGAAGATTTCAATTACCTGAACAGTCTTACCATTCAGCTTTGGGTAAACGACCAGCTCCGCCAGGAAGCCAATACTTCTCAACTTATTTTCAAACCGGCCGAAACACTTACTGAGATTTCAGAATTTCAGGACCTGTCCGCAGGTGATCTGCTTTTGACAGGTACACCTGGAGGAGTTGTAATAAAAGCTCCGGGGAAGTTCCTGCAGGGAATTGCAACGTGGCTGCTGAGCAATGAAAAAAAAGTAAATGTGCTTCGTAAAAAGAAAGCTGATTACCTGCAAGACAATGACATCGTAAAGACAAAGATTTATTCGGCTGACGGCAAAATTGATTTAGGCACACAACTCAACAAAATTATTTCTTATGGTTTCTAA
- a CDS encoding acyl-CoA synthetase, which translates to MNIANRKDVREFEQKPLPDLPDSTYEAVARSATKFPNRVALKFFLQGTKFRHSAEWTYKEVLKKINATANMFRDLGIGDTDVVSYILPNSPETVFTFFGAETAGIVNAINPLLQPSQMAETMNAAGTKVLVTLSPFPKTDIWEKVSGIFADVPTLQTVITVNLTQYLDFIPKIAVQLTAKKPKTSHSIRLLDFHKTVNQYPEDHLSFQRTISPDTIASYFHTGGTTGKPKIAQHTHRNEIANAWSLMNWADLTGYKTLLCGLPWFHVNGVIVTGIAPLLSGGCILLATPSGYRGEGVIRNFWKIVEHYKISFFSSVPTVLQMILETPIQKEDISSLEYALCGAAPLPVKLFNDFEASTGIKIIEGYGFTEGACANSANPAFGKRKVGSIGLALPHHQMKIVVLEEKTGQYIRDAETYEIGIIVCKGINIFPGYKEAQHNENIWVNDGKEVWYNTGDTGKQDAEGYFWITGRKKELIIRGGHNIDPKAIEEPLAQHPAVAMVAAIGSPDKRVGEMPVAFVQLKPNQQVSAEELKTFAQENIAEKAAIPKEIFIVETIPLTAVGKIFKPELTQIEIKRVFSNELRSVSEIEHFEINVDQTPQWGMVAHITATGKNPGIIAEKVKEALGNYTVKYQLK; encoded by the coding sequence ATGAATATAGCAAACAGAAAAGATGTTCGGGAATTTGAGCAGAAGCCATTGCCTGATTTGCCAGACAGCACTTACGAAGCGGTTGCCCGAAGTGCCACGAAATTTCCGAATCGTGTCGCATTAAAGTTTTTCCTGCAGGGCACTAAGTTCAGACATTCGGCAGAGTGGACATACAAAGAAGTACTCAAAAAAATTAATGCCACAGCCAATATGTTCCGTGATTTAGGTATTGGAGATACCGATGTCGTTTCCTACATTTTACCTAATTCTCCCGAAACCGTTTTTACGTTTTTCGGTGCAGAAACCGCAGGCATTGTGAACGCAATAAATCCGCTGTTGCAACCTTCGCAAATGGCAGAGACTATGAATGCAGCAGGCACAAAAGTTTTGGTTACACTGTCACCATTCCCTAAAACCGATATCTGGGAAAAAGTATCGGGCATTTTTGCCGATGTTCCCACTTTGCAAACGGTGATCACCGTAAACCTTACCCAATACCTTGATTTCATTCCAAAAATAGCTGTACAGCTCACAGCCAAAAAGCCCAAAACGTCGCACAGCATCCGTCTTTTGGATTTTCACAAAACGGTCAACCAGTATCCGGAAGATCATCTTTCTTTTCAGCGTACTATTTCGCCTGATACTATTGCTTCTTACTTTCACACAGGCGGCACAACAGGTAAACCGAAAATAGCACAGCATACCCACCGCAACGAGATTGCCAATGCATGGTCACTTATGAATTGGGCTGATTTAACAGGCTATAAAACACTTCTTTGTGGTTTGCCCTGGTTTCACGTTAACGGCGTTATTGTTACGGGCATCGCGCCGCTTTTAAGTGGTGGCTGCATTTTGTTGGCAACACCGTCAGGCTATCGGGGTGAAGGCGTTATCAGAAACTTCTGGAAAATTGTAGAACATTACAAAATTTCCTTTTTCAGTTCCGTACCTACCGTCCTGCAGATGATACTGGAGACACCAATACAGAAGGAAGACATTAGCAGCCTGGAGTATGCTTTGTGTGGTGCGGCTCCTTTGCCGGTTAAATTGTTCAACGATTTTGAAGCAAGCACCGGAATAAAGATTATTGAAGGCTACGGGTTCACAGAGGGTGCCTGCGCTAATTCTGCCAATCCTGCTTTCGGAAAGCGCAAAGTAGGGTCCATTGGTCTGGCATTGCCACACCACCAAATGAAAATTGTGGTTCTGGAGGAAAAAACAGGACAATATATCCGTGATGCCGAAACATATGAAATCGGGATCATTGTCTGCAAAGGAATCAACATTTTCCCTGGCTACAAAGAAGCCCAACACAACGAAAATATATGGGTAAATGACGGAAAAGAGGTATGGTATAACACAGGTGATACAGGTAAACAAGACGCAGAGGGCTATTTTTGGATAACAGGCCGTAAAAAAGAGCTGATCATTCGTGGCGGGCACAACATTGACCCAAAGGCCATTGAAGAACCATTGGCTCAACATCCGGCTGTTGCAATGGTCGCAGCTATCGGCAGCCCCGATAAGCGGGTGGGCGAAATGCCTGTTGCCTTTGTACAGCTCAAACCCAATCAGCAGGTTTCAGCAGAAGAACTGAAAACTTTCGCACAGGAAAATATTGCGGAAAAAGCAGCAATACCAAAAGAAATTTTTATCGTAGAAACCATTCCGCTTACTGCGGTAGGTAAAATTTTCAAGCCTGAGCTTACACAAATTGAAATAAAAAGAGTGTTCAGCAACGAATTGAGATCTGTCAGCGAAATCGAACACTTTGAAATCAACGTAGACCAGACACCTCAATGGGGTATGGTGGCACACATTACCGCAACGGGAAAAAATCCTGGGATCATTGCCGAAAAGGTAAAGGAAGCTTTAGGAAATTATACTGTTAAATATCAATTAAAGTAA
- a CDS encoding DoxX family protein, whose translation MITSITYSIAFIFGLAMISKLVGKSKPTFQKAGYSMGFMYVVAVLQATLTAGLFTPYALWSAIGLLLIMAGVFYTLIKIKESWQSYILAVLTTVLLVALVSLSVIKQINKI comes from the coding sequence ATGATCACTTCAATCACATACAGCATTGCTTTCATTTTTGGTTTGGCAATGATCAGTAAGTTGGTGGGCAAATCAAAGCCTACTTTTCAAAAGGCAGGTTACAGCATGGGATTTATGTATGTAGTTGCCGTTTTGCAGGCCACGCTTACAGCAGGTTTATTTACACCATACGCCTTGTGGTCAGCTATTGGTTTGTTGCTTATTATGGCGGGTGTCTTTTATACTTTAATTAAAATAAAAGAAAGCTGGCAGAGCTATATACTGGCTGTTTTGACCACTGTTTTATTGGTTGCATTAGTCAGCTTATCAGTAATCAAACAGATTAATAAAATATGA
- a CDS encoding FAD-dependent monooxygenase — protein sequence MQKDKINDSRAYDIIVCGLGPVGLLTCNTLGSRGYRVLGIDRFEKVFSFPRAIHMDEEIVRIVQSVGLLDELLPKLKPASGLELVDEKFNVLFRAKSVFPGGFSSDHFLFLQPELETILRNGCKRFSNVNLIYKDITDFEQNNDGVTVFSNTERLASAKYMIACDGANSFTRNKLGIGLNNLRFDKDILKIDALELSPGPDQYNTVQKICSHRKPWVRMNGVGNHKRWELNYTNGLSKEEIQKPEKIKQLLYEIGVETKNLQIQHGVLYSVKSVLAKEWQHGNIILAGDAAHTTPPYTGQGMAAGFRDVMNFTWKLDAVLRKQWPDTILKTYQTERYQHVKFHIRLAILVGWIFTTRLWIILKVLSKVPLLNGLLLNFHLPKNPLGKGFWGTGKAKRYQFPQVKINQNSYSDTLLANKWTLVAIGKSREPHLADLCEKIKLKYVVFDNEPYAEELRKWAERKAQYFIVRPDLYVFSSGNNAEKLCREFQLKMENISSTPIKKI from the coding sequence ATGCAAAAAGATAAAATAAACGACTCCAGAGCATATGATATTATAGTATGCGGTTTAGGTCCCGTTGGGCTGCTTACCTGCAATACATTAGGTTCGCGTGGATACCGGGTTTTAGGTATTGACAGATTTGAAAAAGTATTTAGTTTCCCGAGAGCCATTCATATGGATGAAGAAATTGTACGCATCGTACAGTCTGTGGGTTTACTGGATGAATTGCTGCCAAAACTGAAACCTGCCAGCGGTTTGGAACTTGTTGATGAAAAATTCAATGTACTGTTCCGGGCTAAAAGTGTTTTCCCGGGAGGTTTTTCTTCTGATCATTTTTTGTTTCTGCAGCCCGAACTGGAAACTATTTTAAGGAATGGCTGCAAACGCTTTTCCAATGTAAATCTTATTTATAAGGACATTACTGATTTTGAACAAAACAATGATGGAGTAACCGTTTTTTCAAATACCGAAAGGCTTGCATCTGCAAAATACATGATCGCCTGCGATGGTGCCAACAGTTTCACCCGAAACAAATTAGGCATTGGCCTGAACAATTTAAGATTTGATAAAGACATTTTGAAAATAGATGCACTGGAATTGAGTCCCGGGCCAGATCAGTATAACACTGTTCAAAAAATCTGCAGCCACAGGAAACCCTGGGTAAGGATGAACGGTGTAGGCAATCACAAACGCTGGGAATTGAATTATACCAATGGCCTGAGCAAAGAAGAAATTCAAAAACCGGAAAAAATCAAGCAGCTTTTGTATGAAATAGGGGTAGAAACTAAAAACCTGCAAATTCAGCATGGCGTATTGTATTCTGTAAAAAGTGTTTTGGCAAAAGAATGGCAGCACGGAAATATCATTTTGGCAGGCGATGCTGCACACACTACACCTCCTTACACCGGACAGGGGATGGCAGCAGGTTTCAGGGATGTAATGAACTTCACTTGGAAATTGGATGCTGTTCTTCGAAAGCAGTGGCCTGATACTATCCTCAAAACTTATCAGACTGAAAGGTATCAGCATGTAAAATTTCATATCCGATTGGCAATTTTGGTAGGCTGGATTTTTACGACACGGCTTTGGATCATATTGAAAGTGCTGTCAAAAGTCCCGTTGCTTAATGGCTTGCTGCTCAATTTTCATCTACCGAAGAATCCGTTGGGAAAGGGCTTCTGGGGTACAGGAAAGGCGAAGCGTTATCAGTTTCCGCAAGTAAAAATTAACCAGAACAGTTATTCCGATACGCTTTTGGCGAATAAATGGACATTGGTAGCGATCGGTAAAAGCAGGGAACCACATCTTGCTGACCTTTGCGAAAAAATAAAATTGAAATATGTAGTGTTTGACAACGAGCCTTACGCTGAAGAGTTACGGAAATGGGCGGAGAGAAAAGCACAGTATTTTATTGTGCGCCCCGATCTGTACGTATTCTCATCAGGTAACAATGCTGAAAAACTGTGCAGGGAATTTCAACTGAAAATGGAAAATATATCATCAACACCAATAAAAAAGATATGA
- a CDS encoding Crp/Fnr family transcriptional regulator, producing MELLEYLQKGAGLSTEKAHIVDEIFDYIELPKGYQLLNEGKQSKKIFYVEKGMMRLYYLKDGKDITHDFFDETKFYAPIENIFLNQPYPYYLEMLENGTIRTADFMKVEKIMETDTALQRFSRHVLVGTIKRLAEQLYSIQFQSAQERYQLLIKRHPNILLRSSLGHIASYLGITQSTLSVIRGEKSR from the coding sequence ATGGAATTACTCGAATACTTACAAAAAGGAGCCGGTCTTTCAACCGAAAAGGCACATATTGTTGATGAGATTTTTGATTATATAGAATTACCAAAAGGGTATCAGTTATTGAATGAAGGTAAACAATCAAAAAAAATATTTTACGTTGAAAAAGGGATGATGCGTTTATATTATCTTAAAGACGGCAAGGATATTACCCACGATTTCTTTGATGAAACTAAATTTTATGCACCTATTGAAAACATATTTCTAAATCAGCCCTATCCATATTATCTTGAAATGTTGGAAAACGGGACAATCAGAACAGCAGACTTTATGAAAGTAGAAAAAATTATGGAAACTGACACCGCTCTGCAACGGTTTTCCAGGCATGTTCTGGTGGGAACCATTAAACGGCTTGCCGAGCAGCTTTATTCTATTCAGTTTCAGTCTGCACAAGAACGTTACCAGCTATTGATCAAAAGGCATCCGAATATTCTTCTTCGTTCCTCACTTGGGCATATTGCCTCCTACCTGGGGATTACCCAATCTACATTAAGCGTAATCAGAGGCGAAAAATCCAGGTAA
- a CDS encoding TonB-dependent receptor, which yields MNRKIQLLSILFLGISSVAFSQIKEEKLVLNKKREPEVKKIEKKKTSVETIKNYPPEEKSQNPVKYTITDVPAVSDFKTSTIQGEDVAPKFDGTAQNNYVQFGMGNYGKILLDGNISKTLENKFEVGGDVHVLSTNGLKKEYDWNSKQTSATFGAFLNSYGEKGKFNINAEYGLNNYNYYGIYAMTPSADVDLKQKVNQFKVNGYYDFYSNEILNDVRVKSSFLKDHFDAQENQVSILANLSKHAVELGKSGINLNADLGVGLEAVKTDFAIRDKNSANFFNTSLTPKVTFRKGDSYLMLGSSFSFLNAKNSNNLMAEQLKNNKTYWFPQAEFQFAAAKEFKFYGGVDGGLKLNTYGDLLQANPFVLSDQYLKPTETKYHFYVGLRGDIDETFKYDFSAGFGKMRDIMFFKANNIFDDVYTLNRSAYNFANTFSAVYDDGNVSDIKGSVQYFPLENLIIDGELRFTKYNLKNYENIYNVPLLNASIGAKYTMLDKKLLLGFKGIFASDRTTNSYTIEGVANPGMIFQSTENTNDKVGGYADLNLSAEYKIHKNFSIFALGNNLLSSKYQTYKGYKVLGAQILGGVKITF from the coding sequence ATGAACAGAAAAATTCAATTATTATCCATATTATTTTTAGGAATTTCGTCGGTGGCGTTTTCCCAGATCAAGGAGGAAAAACTGGTTCTTAACAAAAAAAGAGAGCCGGAAGTGAAGAAGATCGAGAAGAAGAAAACTTCCGTAGAAACCATTAAGAACTATCCGCCGGAAGAGAAATCCCAGAATCCTGTGAAATACACGATCACGGATGTTCCGGCAGTTTCAGATTTCAAAACATCAACCATTCAGGGAGAAGATGTGGCTCCGAAGTTTGACGGAACAGCCCAGAATAACTATGTCCAGTTCGGAATGGGGAACTATGGGAAGATCCTGCTTGACGGAAACATTTCCAAGACCCTTGAAAATAAGTTTGAAGTAGGAGGAGACGTGCATGTACTTTCCACAAATGGTCTTAAAAAAGAATATGACTGGAACTCCAAGCAGACTTCAGCTACATTCGGTGCTTTCCTTAATTCGTATGGAGAAAAAGGGAAATTCAATATCAACGCTGAATATGGACTGAATAACTATAACTATTACGGGATCTATGCGATGACACCTTCAGCAGATGTTGACCTGAAGCAGAAAGTGAATCAGTTTAAGGTGAACGGATATTATGACTTCTATTCCAATGAAATTCTGAATGATGTAAGAGTAAAATCATCATTCCTCAAAGACCACTTTGATGCGCAGGAAAACCAGGTTTCCATTCTGGCTAATTTATCAAAACATGCTGTGGAGCTAGGAAAATCAGGAATCAATCTGAACGCTGACCTTGGAGTAGGATTGGAAGCCGTAAAGACAGATTTTGCAATCAGAGACAAGAATTCTGCTAACTTCTTCAATACCAGCCTTACTCCGAAAGTAACTTTCAGAAAAGGAGATTCTTATTTGATGTTAGGTTCTTCATTCTCTTTCCTGAATGCCAAAAATTCGAACAACCTGATGGCTGAACAGCTGAAAAACAATAAAACCTATTGGTTCCCGCAGGCTGAATTCCAGTTTGCTGCAGCAAAAGAATTTAAGTTCTATGGTGGGGTAGACGGCGGTCTGAAGCTCAATACGTACGGTGACCTTTTACAGGCCAATCCATTTGTGCTTTCTGACCAGTATTTAAAGCCAACAGAGACGAAATATCATTTTTATGTAGGATTGAGAGGAGATATTGATGAAACATTCAAATACGACTTCTCTGCAGGTTTCGGAAAGATGAGAGATATTATGTTCTTCAAAGCCAACAATATTTTTGATGACGTATATACACTGAACCGTTCTGCCTATAATTTCGCCAATACTTTTTCTGCGGTATATGATGACGGAAATGTGAGCGATATCAAAGGAAGTGTGCAGTATTTCCCATTGGAAAACTTAATCATCGATGGAGAATTGAGGTTCACCAAGTACAATCTGAAGAATTACGAGAATATTTATAACGTTCCTTTACTGAATGCAAGTATTGGAGCAAAATATACAATGCTGGACAAGAAATTATTGTTAGGGTTCAAAGGAATTTTTGCAAGTGACAGAACAACAAACTCTTATACCATCGAAGGTGTGGCAAATCCGGGGATGATTTTCCAGTCTACGGAGAACACCAATGATAAAGTTGGGGGATATGCTGATTTAAATTTATCCGCAGAGTATAAAATTCACAAAAATTTCAGTATTTTCGCACTCGGAAATAATCTTCTGAGCTCAAAATACCAGACGTACAAAGGATATAAAGTCCTGGGTGCACAGATTCTGGGAGGAGTGAAGATCACTTTCTAA